One Sphingobacteruim zhuxiongii DNA window includes the following coding sequences:
- a CDS encoding efflux RND transporter permease subunit codes for MFEKFIKRPVLSLVISIFITLLGLLALFTLPITQFPDIVPPSVVVTANYTGANAEVSTNAVAIPLEKAINGVAGMTYMNTVSTNNGTTLIQVFFKVGTDPDIAAVNVQNRVTTVLDELPEEVIKAGVTTEKEVNSMLMYLNLYTDDETADERFIYNFTDINILKELKRIEGVGFAQIMGMKDYAMRIWVRPDRMSAYAISTEELVTALRRQNIEAAPGQTGISSDKTVNMQQYVLRYPGKFTEVSEYENIPIRANVDGSIIRVKDIADVEFGSLDYEMVSETDGRPSASIMLKQLPGSNAQEVIQNVKNRMEELKGATFPPGMTYTMGYDVSRFLNASISSVLITLIEAFILVFLVVFIFLQDFRATVIPILAVPVCLIGSLFFMQMMGFSINLLTLFALVLAIGIVVDNGIVVVEAVYAKMEEEHLSPMDATLAAMDEVGSAVIAITLVMSAVFIPVAFLDGPVGIFYRQFSLTLAAAIVISGINALTLTPALCAIILKSPHDKKPSNNWLDKFFRGFNRVYDRISGGYKGTLSKIAGRRIVTLAALAIMFVLTWGSAVILPSGFIPTEDQGMIYVAVTTPPGATVDRTEAVLKEVDGLAREMDVVETVSILAGYSIVTEVSGASYGMGMINLKEWKERDQTVDDVMRVLREKTAHIADADVEFFPPPTVPGFGNSSGFELRVLDRTGNEDLSATDKVVKDFMAKLTDDEVIESVSSTFDVNFPQYMLEIDYDLAAKKGISVENSMSTLQTLLGSQYATNFIRYGQMYKVMVQSDAFSRKRPEDILNLYVKTADGEMVPYSSFMTMKRIYGPEQITRYNMFTSAMVTGQAAPGFSSGQAIEAVERIAAELPQGYVIEWSGMTREQKISGNQAAYIFLLCLVFVYLLLCAQYESFLLPLPVILCLPAGIFGAFFFLKIFGLENNIYAQVSLVMLIGLLGKNAILIVEYANLKRKQGMDVLEASIEGAVARLRPILMTSFAFAAGLIPLMLASGAGAIGNRTIGTAAVGGMVIGTIVGVIVIPGLIVLFSRRKKKGDKQNKKGLKEATVVVVALLFISSCTVPKQTSNPEIESKLATEAQQALKDSSSLADLPWREVFTDANLIALIDTALLNNKDLKQAVLRIEKAQANFRFRKASLYPSVDAAVEAGLRKYGHYTESGIGNYDSNFSDNLTDDEKLPEPFIPDYFVGVRSSWEIDLWGKLRNRREASFMQLMSESEMKRLMETELISSIASAYFELISLDQKISVYEENITLHERALEIVQAQKEAGRADELAVQQFKSILAESKAGRENAIQEILAYEHQINSLLGRVYQPIVRLNNPLRENLLFADLSVGSFEDLFNNRIDIRKAGMDLKADFHQLESSRLSFLPTVAISPYLGLQGFSLDKLFNIEKSVTYGLFAGVTMPIFRQRELKSQYETMKADYGISFLEYEKVVLNAVNEVSLALKTHGAIQNREDYVQEQVLALESSILAAEELFIAGRVTYLDIISAQKGLVVAQVAEVDILKEKMLNQVVLYKALGGGWK; via the coding sequence ATGTTTGAAAAATTTATAAAACGACCCGTATTATCACTGGTTATATCCATATTCATTACCCTCTTGGGATTGTTGGCTCTTTTCACCTTGCCAATTACCCAATTTCCTGATATTGTTCCCCCGTCCGTGGTGGTTACAGCAAATTATACAGGGGCTAACGCCGAGGTAAGTACAAATGCTGTTGCAATTCCACTAGAAAAAGCCATCAATGGTGTAGCGGGGATGACCTATATGAACACCGTGTCAACGAATAACGGGACAACACTTATTCAAGTATTCTTTAAAGTAGGAACTGACCCCGATATCGCTGCCGTAAACGTGCAGAATAGGGTAACTACTGTGCTCGACGAATTGCCCGAGGAAGTTATTAAGGCCGGTGTAACGACAGAAAAAGAGGTGAATAGTATGTTAATGTACTTAAATCTCTATACCGATGACGAAACAGCTGACGAACGCTTTATATACAACTTTACCGATATTAATATCTTAAAGGAGTTAAAACGTATCGAGGGGGTAGGATTTGCCCAAATTATGGGGATGAAAGATTATGCAATGCGTATTTGGGTTCGTCCTGATCGAATGTCTGCATATGCCATCTCTACTGAAGAACTTGTAACCGCATTGCGTAGACAAAATATTGAAGCGGCTCCAGGGCAGACCGGGATTAGTTCCGATAAAACGGTCAATATGCAGCAATATGTACTACGATACCCAGGAAAGTTCACTGAAGTATCCGAGTATGAAAATATTCCAATTCGTGCAAATGTGGACGGATCGATTATTCGTGTAAAGGATATTGCGGACGTTGAGTTCGGATCATTGGATTATGAAATGGTGTCGGAAACAGATGGTCGACCTTCAGCCTCGATCATGTTGAAACAATTGCCAGGCTCCAATGCACAAGAGGTAATCCAAAATGTGAAAAACAGAATGGAGGAACTTAAAGGTGCGACTTTCCCTCCAGGCATGACCTACACAATGGGTTATGATGTATCTCGTTTCTTGAATGCATCGATATCCAGCGTCTTAATTACATTAATTGAAGCTTTTATACTTGTATTTCTTGTTGTATTTATCTTCCTTCAAGATTTTAGAGCGACTGTGATTCCAATTCTTGCCGTTCCGGTATGTTTAATTGGATCGCTATTCTTTATGCAGATGATGGGATTCTCCATCAATTTACTGACATTATTTGCATTGGTATTAGCCATCGGGATTGTCGTCGATAACGGTATTGTCGTCGTCGAGGCCGTCTACGCAAAGATGGAAGAAGAACATCTTTCGCCAATGGACGCAACGCTTGCAGCAATGGATGAAGTAGGATCTGCAGTAATTGCGATTACATTAGTGATGTCTGCCGTATTTATTCCGGTAGCCTTTTTGGATGGACCTGTCGGTATTTTCTATAGGCAATTTTCGCTAACGCTTGCAGCAGCAATTGTTATTTCGGGAATTAACGCTTTAACCTTGACGCCAGCGCTATGTGCGATTATTCTAAAATCGCCACATGATAAAAAACCTTCAAATAACTGGTTGGATAAGTTCTTTAGAGGATTCAACCGTGTATACGATCGCATTAGCGGTGGATACAAAGGAACGTTAAGTAAAATTGCAGGGCGTCGGATAGTTACACTTGCTGCCTTAGCGATTATGTTCGTCTTGACTTGGGGTTCAGCAGTGATCCTTCCTTCTGGATTTATTCCAACGGAGGATCAAGGGATGATTTATGTCGCGGTAACTACCCCTCCAGGTGCAACGGTCGATCGAACTGAAGCCGTATTAAAAGAAGTAGATGGTTTAGCACGTGAAATGGACGTTGTTGAAACTGTTTCAATCTTGGCAGGTTATAGTATCGTGACGGAGGTTTCTGGAGCGTCCTACGGTATGGGGATGATCAATTTAAAAGAATGGAAAGAACGCGATCAAACTGTCGATGACGTCATGCGCGTACTTCGTGAAAAAACAGCACATATTGCAGATGCGGATGTAGAGTTCTTCCCGCCACCAACCGTGCCAGGGTTTGGTAACTCGTCTGGTTTTGAATTGCGCGTATTGGATAGAACGGGTAATGAAGATCTTTCAGCAACAGATAAAGTGGTCAAAGATTTTATGGCAAAATTAACTGATGACGAGGTGATCGAGAGTGTGAGTTCTACATTCGACGTGAACTTTCCGCAGTATATGTTAGAAATTGACTATGACTTAGCCGCTAAAAAGGGTATATCCGTTGAAAACTCCATGAGCACGCTTCAAACCTTGCTAGGAAGTCAATATGCTACTAACTTTATTCGTTATGGGCAAATGTATAAGGTCATGGTGCAATCTGATGCTTTCTCAAGAAAGCGTCCTGAAGATATCCTTAATTTGTACGTTAAGACTGCTGACGGTGAAATGGTGCCATATTCATCTTTTATGACCATGAAGCGAATCTATGGGCCTGAGCAGATCACCCGATACAATATGTTTACATCAGCGATGGTAACTGGACAAGCAGCTCCTGGCTTTAGTTCCGGACAAGCGATTGAAGCTGTAGAGCGTATCGCCGCTGAACTTCCACAAGGTTATGTTATCGAATGGTCAGGTATGACTCGTGAACAAAAGATCTCTGGTAATCAAGCTGCGTATATCTTTTTACTTTGTTTAGTCTTCGTATATCTACTATTATGTGCGCAGTACGAAAGTTTCTTACTTCCGCTCCCAGTAATCTTATGTTTACCGGCAGGTATATTCGGTGCCTTTTTCTTTTTGAAAATATTCGGACTCGAAAATAATATTTATGCACAGGTATCACTTGTTATGCTTATCGGTTTATTGGGTAAGAATGCCATTTTGATTGTTGAGTATGCGAATTTAAAACGTAAACAAGGAATGGATGTCTTGGAAGCTTCGATTGAGGGTGCTGTAGCACGTTTGCGCCCTATTTTAATGACCTCGTTTGCTTTTGCAGCAGGATTGATTCCATTGATGCTAGCTTCTGGAGCCGGCGCAATTGGTAACCGAACAATTGGAACGGCTGCGGTCGGTGGGATGGTAATCGGTACGATTGTCGGGGTTATTGTTATTCCTGGTTTGATTGTGTTATTTTCTAGAAGGAAAAAGAAAGGCGATAAGCAAAACAAAAAAGGCTTAAAAGAAGCAACGGTAGTCGTGGTCGCATTACTTTTCATAAGTTCTTGTACCGTGCCGAAACAAACGAGCAATCCGGAAATTGAAAGCAAACTTGCTACTGAGGCGCAACAAGCGTTGAAAGATTCTAGCAGTCTTGCTGATTTGCCTTGGCGCGAAGTATTTACCGATGCAAATTTAATTGCGCTTATTGATACGGCGCTACTGAATAATAAAGACTTAAAGCAAGCCGTACTGCGTATTGAAAAAGCGCAAGCTAATTTTAGATTTCGTAAAGCATCCCTTTATCCTTCAGTTGACGCAGCTGTAGAAGCTGGCCTTCGTAAGTATGGGCACTATACGGAATCGGGAATTGGTAATTATGATTCTAATTTTTCCGATAATTTAACGGATGATGAAAAGTTACCTGAACCTTTTATTCCTGACTATTTTGTCGGCGTACGTTCTTCTTGGGAGATTGATCTTTGGGGCAAACTTAGAAATAGGAGAGAGGCTTCCTTTATGCAGTTGATGTCTGAAAGCGAAATGAAGCGCTTAATGGAAACCGAACTAATCAGCAGTATAGCATCAGCCTATTTTGAATTGATTAGCCTAGATCAGAAAATCAGCGTATACGAGGAAAATATCACTTTACATGAGCGTGCCTTGGAGATTGTACAAGCGCAGAAGGAAGCTGGTCGTGCCGATGAACTCGCAGTTCAACAGTTTAAATCTATTTTGGCTGAATCCAAAGCAGGGCGTGAAAATGCAATCCAAGAGATCTTGGCTTATGAGCATCAAATAAATTCACTTCTTGGTCGAGTTTATCAGCCAATCGTTCGACTCAATAATCCATTGCGCGAGAATTTACTATTTGCCGATCTTTCAGTGGGAAGTTTCGAAGATCTCTTTAATAACAGAATTGATATTCGAAAAGCTGGTATGGATCTAAAAGCTGATTTCCATCAATTGGAATCTTCAAGATTATCCTTCTTACCTACCGTGGCAATTAGTCCTTATCTCGGACTGCAAGGTTTTAGTTTAGATAAACTGTTTAATATTGAAAAGTCCGTTACCTATGGATTATTTGCTGGGGTAACGATGCCTATCTTTAGACAACGAGAACTGAAGTCGCAATACGAGACGATGAAAGCAGACTACGGTATCAGTTTCTTAGAATATGAAAAAGTGGTGCTTAATGCAGTTAATGAAGTCTCCTTAGCTTTAAAGACACATGGAGCTATTCAAAATCGCGAAGACTACGTGCAGGAGCAAGTTTTAGCTTTGGAATCATCAATCTTAGCGGCGGAAGAACTTTTTATAGCAGGCCGGGTCACCTACCTGGACATCATCAGCGCCCAAAAAGGATTGGTTGTCGCTCAGGTTGCTGAAGTCGACATCCTTAAAGAGAAAATGCTTAATCAAGTGGTTCTCTATAAAGCCTTAGGCGGGGGATGGAAATAA
- a CDS encoding efflux RND transporter periplasmic adaptor subunit, which translates to MKNNRMLLPILGWALLAASCTANSNEKVSTAQPKVVPVTNLIHMDTIIYKEYIADIQSQKNVELRSRLTGFLNKIYVDEGAHVRKGQVLFSLNDDEYKADFAQAQAALNSAEAEVKKVELEMERTKKLVDKNIVSGTEYDLLRVQLRAAHSKVKEAEAVLNQNRTKLANTQIRAPFEGKIDRILLREGSLLEEGSLITSISDLQNVNVYFDISEPEYLSIVTAPESQGAHFNKEVQLILADGQLYPHRGQAEIVESEFEASTGSISLRAKFPNPNGILKHGATGRIGVPTQTGNLLMVHQKSVVEIQDKAYVYTLKGDTVKMTPFQNGQRVGHYYVVEDGLPKDSKIVFEGVNSLRDGMIVKPKMVNN; encoded by the coding sequence ATGAAAAATAATCGTATGCTGCTCCCTATTCTGGGCTGGGCATTGCTTGCTGCTTCTTGTACAGCGAACAGTAATGAAAAAGTATCTACCGCACAACCTAAGGTAGTACCTGTTACCAACTTAATCCACATGGATACCATAATTTATAAAGAATATATCGCCGACATTCAATCTCAAAAAAATGTCGAATTGCGATCTAGACTTACTGGATTCTTAAACAAAATCTATGTAGACGAGGGTGCCCATGTACGCAAAGGCCAAGTTCTATTCTCGTTGAACGATGATGAATACAAAGCTGACTTTGCGCAAGCGCAAGCTGCTCTTAACAGTGCTGAAGCGGAAGTGAAGAAAGTGGAATTAGAAATGGAAAGAACCAAAAAGTTGGTTGATAAAAATATTGTCAGCGGAACAGAGTATGATTTGCTACGAGTTCAACTACGTGCAGCGCATTCGAAGGTAAAAGAGGCAGAGGCTGTGTTAAATCAGAACCGCACAAAGTTGGCAAATACGCAAATCCGTGCGCCATTTGAAGGAAAAATTGACCGTATTCTATTAAGAGAAGGATCTCTTTTGGAAGAAGGATCATTAATTACATCCATCTCAGATTTACAAAACGTCAATGTTTATTTCGATATCTCCGAACCTGAGTATCTATCGATTGTGACTGCGCCAGAATCGCAAGGAGCACATTTTAATAAAGAAGTGCAATTGATTTTAGCCGACGGACAGCTTTATCCACACCGAGGACAAGCCGAAATTGTTGAATCAGAATTTGAAGCGAGCACAGGGTCTATATCGCTTCGTGCGAAGTTCCCTAATCCGAATGGAATCTTAAAACACGGTGCAACGGGCAGAATCGGCGTACCAACGCAAACTGGAAATCTATTGATGGTGCATCAAAAGTCTGTCGTAGAGATTCAAGATAAGGCCTATGTATATACTCTTAAAGGGGATACCGTAAAAATGACGCCTTTCCAAAATGGACAACGTGTCGGACATTACTATGTAGTCGAGGATGGTTTACCGAAGGATTCGAAGATTGTATTCGAAGGGGTAAACTCATTGCGTGATGGAATGATCGTTAAACCAAAAATGGTAAATAACTAA
- the ccoS gene encoding cbb3-type cytochrome oxidase assembly protein CcoS yields the protein MDIIFMLIGCSVIIALFFLGAFFWAAKNGQHEDTYTPSVRILFDDELTDKDTEMTEKKA from the coding sequence ATGGACATTATATTCATGTTGATCGGTTGTAGCGTTATTATCGCACTGTTCTTCTTAGGAGCATTCTTTTGGGCTGCTAAAAATGGACAACATGAGGATACCTATACGCCGTCCGTTCGAATCTTATTTGACGACGAATTAACCGATAAGGACACAGAGATGACAGAAAAGAAGGCTTAA
- a CDS encoding heavy metal translocating P-type ATPase produces the protein MELGNEIKLDTNCYHCGDKIEDTSYILDQHSFCCLGCQTVFQILNENNLASYYRYNTHPGKSQRAQKEDLAYLDEPNIIAKLVDYQDDNMAIITFYVPAIHCSSCIWLLENLYKLNSGVKSSQVDFMKKQASISFLKNEISLRGLVELLHQIGYDPKITLQDVIKESKKINQNKLVAKITVAGFCFGNSMMISFPEYFGMAQFEQQYTSFFGYMNLAFGLPVLLYSAADYFTSAWYSLKQKRLNLDVPLALGIFVLFFRSAFEIITQTGPGFMDTLCSLVFFILIGKWVQQRTYHHISFERDYRSYFPVAVTVLENDSTKPTQIADLKVGDRIMVRNNEIIPADAILLKGKAAVDFSFVTGESNPVEKVLGEVVYAGGRQIGEAIELEVVKAVSQSYLTKLWNNESFKQVEKKFETFIGFISKYFTIALLLIAIVAALFWGITGNAEKAWAAFTAVLIIACPCALALSSPFTLSAALSIFDKNKLYIKNTAAIEQMAAIDTIVFDKTGTISSPNASSMYFEGELSTQEKSLLYSICRNSNHPLSREINKWLGEMTILPISNYQEIIGKGQSATYQDWEMKVGSASFVGTEKKEFEGSIVYISVNGKVKGLFTLEQSWRNGLSDVINKLNTDHYQLHLLSGDNERRADALSLIFPPQACLLFNQTPSDKLNKIDGWQKEKQKICMLGDGLNDAGALRKADLGIAVSDDINNFSPGCDAILDGASFDKLPKFFQFSKDAVKVIKMSFMISLAYNSIGLSFAVQGTMSPLFAAILMPISTVTIISFTSLMTRAYAKRRKLI, from the coding sequence ATGGAATTAGGAAATGAAATTAAGCTGGATACCAATTGTTACCATTGTGGTGACAAGATTGAAGATACTTCCTATATATTAGATCAGCATAGCTTCTGTTGTCTGGGTTGTCAAACAGTTTTTCAAATCTTAAATGAAAATAACCTAGCTAGCTATTATCGTTATAATACCCATCCTGGAAAATCACAGCGCGCTCAAAAAGAAGACCTCGCTTACCTCGACGAACCTAATATTATCGCGAAATTGGTCGATTATCAAGACGATAATATGGCGATTATTACCTTCTATGTTCCTGCCATACATTGTTCTTCTTGTATTTGGCTACTAGAGAATTTATATAAGCTGAATTCTGGAGTGAAGTCTTCTCAAGTAGATTTCATGAAAAAACAAGCAAGTATTTCCTTCCTGAAAAATGAAATCTCACTTCGTGGATTGGTAGAATTGCTTCATCAGATAGGTTACGATCCTAAAATTACGCTCCAAGATGTCATTAAGGAAAGTAAGAAAATCAATCAAAATAAGTTAGTTGCCAAGATAACTGTTGCAGGATTCTGTTTCGGGAACTCAATGATGATTTCTTTTCCGGAATATTTCGGAATGGCACAATTTGAACAACAATACACTAGTTTTTTCGGGTACATGAACCTTGCGTTTGGTTTACCAGTACTGCTGTATTCTGCTGCTGATTATTTTACATCAGCATGGTATAGCCTTAAACAAAAACGCTTGAACCTTGATGTTCCACTTGCGTTAGGGATTTTCGTACTGTTCTTCCGCTCAGCATTTGAAATTATAACGCAAACAGGCCCCGGATTTATGGATACGTTATGCAGCTTGGTGTTCTTTATTTTAATTGGAAAGTGGGTTCAACAAAGAACTTATCATCATATTTCGTTCGAACGTGACTACCGTTCGTATTTCCCTGTTGCGGTAACCGTGTTAGAGAATGACTCAACTAAACCCACACAGATTGCAGATTTGAAAGTCGGCGATCGAATAATGGTGCGTAATAATGAAATCATCCCTGCTGACGCTATTTTATTAAAAGGGAAGGCGGCTGTAGATTTTAGTTTTGTAACGGGCGAAAGTAATCCCGTAGAGAAAGTGTTAGGCGAAGTGGTCTATGCAGGTGGCCGACAAATTGGAGAGGCAATCGAATTAGAAGTCGTTAAAGCTGTTTCACAAAGTTATTTGACCAAGTTATGGAACAATGAAAGTTTCAAACAAGTAGAAAAGAAATTTGAAACTTTTATTGGATTCATCAGTAAATACTTTACGATTGCCCTTCTACTAATTGCAATCGTTGCAGCTTTGTTTTGGGGTATCACAGGAAATGCTGAAAAAGCTTGGGCTGCATTTACTGCCGTATTGATTATTGCTTGTCCTTGCGCATTAGCACTAAGTTCTCCATTCACGTTATCGGCAGCCCTCAGTATTTTTGATAAGAATAAACTGTATATAAAAAATACAGCGGCGATTGAACAAATGGCAGCGATTGACACCATCGTATTCGATAAAACTGGTACAATTTCTTCTCCGAATGCGTCTAGTATGTATTTCGAAGGGGAGCTGTCTACACAAGAAAAAAGCCTGCTCTATTCCATCTGTCGAAATTCTAATCACCCATTAAGTAGAGAAATCAATAAGTGGTTGGGCGAAATGACTATTCTTCCAATTTCAAACTATCAAGAAATAATAGGAAAGGGGCAGTCAGCGACTTATCAGGACTGGGAAATGAAAGTCGGTTCCGCTTCTTTTGTAGGTACAGAAAAGAAAGAGTTTGAAGGCTCTATCGTTTACATTAGTGTTAATGGTAAAGTAAAGGGCTTGTTTACGCTTGAACAATCTTGGAGAAATGGTTTGTCAGATGTAATTAATAAGCTTAATACTGACCATTACCAACTACATCTACTCTCGGGCGATAATGAACGACGCGCGGATGCATTAAGTTTAATATTCCCGCCACAGGCATGCCTATTGTTTAACCAGACGCCATCCGATAAATTAAATAAGATTGACGGTTGGCAAAAGGAAAAACAAAAAATTTGTATGCTTGGGGATGGTCTGAATGACGCTGGGGCGCTCAGAAAAGCAGATTTGGGAATTGCTGTTTCTGATGATATCAATAATTTCTCACCAGGTTGCGATGCAATTTTGGATGGGGCTTCATTTGATAAACTGCCGAAATTCTTTCAGTTCAGTAAGGATGCAGTAAAAGTTATTAAAATGAGCTTTATGATATCCCTTGCTTACAATAGTATCGGATTAAGTTTTGCCGTTCAAGGAACGATGTCACCATTATTTGCAGCTATTTTGATGCCTATTAGCACCGTGACAATTATATCCTTCACAAGTTTGATGACCCGTGCTTATGCAAAGCGAAGAAAATTAATTTAA
- the hemN gene encoding oxygen-independent coproporphyrinogen III oxidase: protein MENPALNQLISKYNVAAPRYTSYPTVPFWENEVFTEHDWKFNVAQNFKNSKHNGISIYIHLPYCESLCTYCGCNTRITKNHSVETPYIESLLKEWNMYKRILGSEQLLISEIHLGGGTPTFFKAENLRRLINGLLAGNKRAAEASFSFEAHPANTTFEHLKTLYDLGFKRLSLGIQDFDERVQFIINRHQTVEDVDRVMKDAREIGYDSINFDLIYGLPLQTAESVKMTIEHSLRLNPDRISFYSYAHVPWIKPGQRRFTEHDLPVGEDKLNLYRLGKEMIQQAGYKDVGMDHFAKVDDALYLAAKSGGLHRNFMGYADRYTPLLIGLGVSSISDAWTAFAQNVKTVEEYNALIAEGKLPVVKGHLLTELDTHIRQYILDMMCKGKVIFKDSVNENERIIKRLQPMVEDGLVTITNNKVEITTIGKSFLRNVCMAFDLRLHETQERENLFSQAI from the coding sequence ATGGAAAATCCAGCGTTAAATCAATTGATCAGCAAATACAATGTTGCTGCACCTCGATACACAAGTTATCCAACAGTACCCTTCTGGGAAAATGAAGTCTTCACCGAACATGATTGGAAATTCAATGTCGCTCAGAATTTTAAAAACTCAAAGCATAACGGTATAAGTATCTATATTCATCTTCCCTATTGTGAGAGCCTTTGTACCTATTGTGGTTGCAATACACGTATCACAAAAAATCATAGTGTAGAAACACCCTATATCGAATCTTTACTCAAAGAATGGAATATGTACAAACGTATTCTAGGAAGTGAACAGCTTCTTATTAGTGAAATCCATTTGGGTGGTGGAACTCCGACCTTTTTCAAGGCTGAGAACTTGAGACGTTTAATCAATGGACTACTCGCTGGTAACAAAAGAGCGGCGGAAGCTTCATTCTCATTTGAGGCCCATCCAGCAAATACCACTTTCGAACATTTAAAAACATTATACGATTTAGGATTTAAGCGCCTTAGTCTTGGAATTCAGGATTTTGATGAACGCGTCCAATTTATTATTAATCGCCATCAAACTGTTGAAGATGTCGATAGAGTGATGAAAGATGCTCGTGAAATAGGATATGATTCAATTAATTTCGACTTGATATATGGTTTACCGCTACAAACAGCGGAGTCGGTGAAAATGACTATAGAACATTCACTTCGACTAAATCCAGATCGAATATCCTTCTATAGTTACGCCCATGTGCCGTGGATAAAGCCCGGACAACGGAGATTTACCGAGCATGATTTACCTGTAGGAGAAGATAAGCTAAATTTGTATAGACTGGGGAAAGAAATGATACAACAAGCAGGTTACAAAGATGTCGGTATGGATCATTTTGCTAAAGTTGACGATGCCTTATATTTAGCTGCAAAAAGTGGTGGATTACATCGTAACTTTATGGGATATGCAGATCGATATACTCCTTTACTCATTGGATTGGGAGTTTCATCGATAAGCGACGCTTGGACAGCATTTGCTCAGAATGTGAAAACAGTGGAGGAGTATAATGCATTAATTGCAGAAGGTAAATTACCGGTCGTCAAAGGACACTTGCTAACAGAGCTGGATACGCATATTCGTCAATATATCTTGGATATGATGTGTAAAGGAAAGGTGATATTTAAAGATTCGGTAAACGAAAATGAACGTATCATTAAGCGATTACAACCTATGGTTGAAGATGGCTTAGTAACCATAACCAATAATAAAGTAGAGATTACAACAATAGGAAAATCTTTCCTTAGAAATGTATGTATGGCTTTTGACTTGAGATTACATGAAACTCAAGAAAGGGAAAACCTTTTCAGCCAAGCAATTTAG
- a CDS encoding Rossmann-fold NAD(P)-binding domain-containing protein, with protein sequence MRVIAYNILDQEKEVLAKANAKVHDLTLISNELNLSTIHFASGKDAVLISERDILDRVMLFELYKMGVKSIITRSKATDHIDLEYAGELKMHVANVPFDSSMESIAKQTIQNLTQWMVGGCAGDACQCRMDCANRTKQS encoded by the coding sequence ATGAGAGTGATTGCATACAATATATTAGATCAAGAAAAGGAAGTCTTGGCGAAGGCCAATGCCAAAGTGCATGATTTGACTTTGATTTCAAATGAACTCAATTTAAGTACAATTCACTTCGCATCAGGAAAAGATGCTGTATTAATTTCAGAACGTGATATACTCGATCGCGTAATGCTATTTGAATTGTATAAAATGGGAGTTAAAAGTATTATAACGCGCTCGAAAGCTACCGATCATATTGATCTTGAATATGCAGGGGAGCTAAAAATGCACGTTGCGAATGTCCCATTCGACTCTTCAATGGAAAGTATTGCTAAGCAAACTATTCAAAATCTAACACAATGGATGGTAGGCGGATGCGCAGGAGATGCGTGTCAATGTAGAATGGACTGTGCAAACAGGACTAAACAAAGTTAA